CCTTTCGCTGGGCATGTCCACCTTCCAGGCCATGCGTTTTGTCATTCTCCCCCAGGCGGTGCGGCGGGTGCTCCCGCCCCTGGGCAACGATTTCGTCGCTCTCCTGAAGGATTCTTCGCTGGCCACCGTGCTGGCCGTGCGCGAGATCACCCAGTTGAGCCGCCTACGCAAGGCCAGCACCTTCCGGGTGTTGGAGACTTACAATGTGGTCACTTTCCTCTATCTTTCCATGACCCTGTTGCTCACGGCGCTGGTACGCTATCTGGAGCGGCGGATGAAGGTCGTGGAATGATCCCCGCCCCGTTTGTTCCCCCCACGCCCTCGAGCACTGCCCCTCTCGGGGGCGTTTTGGTTTGCCGGATTTTTGGGGTTGTCCCCCACTCCGAAAAAAGCCGGCCCACGGAAATTTCCGCGGGCCGGATAGTGCGCTGGGCGGGAGTTGAACCCGCACGCCCTAACGGGCACGTGGCCCTCAACCACGCCTGTCTGCCAGTTCCAGCACCAGCGCACGGTGCACGGCGTATTATAACGGGAACACGGGGGTTGTCAAGGTCTGTTTCCTGCCCAACGAGGGGCTAAGCCTTTTCCCAGGTTTCGCGGATGGCAATGCCCCGCGCGCGCAGGCCGTCGAGCACGCGTTGAGGCGCCACGGCGATCTCTTGCGGCACCGCGCCCGGCTTCACGGTTCCCTGAACCTGCAAAGCCAGCATGGTGGCGCAATGCCATCCCGTCAGCCGCTCCATGGCGCGGAACTCTGTGGCCTCGTCGTATTCGTCGTACACATCCACGATCAGCTTTACCTCGCGCCCGTGTTTTCGCCCGGTGCCGATGACATGAATCAGAGCCAGGTCGCGCACTTCGGGGTCGTACAGTTTGGGTTCCAGCAACGCATGGAACACATCGCGGGGCACCACCGGGGTCCCGTGGACCTCAACGGGGTCCAGTTCGAACAACCCCAGTTCTTTGTACGCCCTGAACCAGGCATAGTGGCCGGGATAGCGCAGGGTTTTGTTGATGTAGGTGCGTACCTTGCCGCGGAAGGTCCAGGGCGCGGTGGACGCGCCGCCGGTGGTGATGAAGGCTTCCAGTTCGCCCAAGGGTGGGATGGTGAGCCGCTCGTAGCCGGTCAGCCCCTCGACCTCGGTCAGTTCGCCGTCGATGAGCAGCACAGTGGTGCCGTAGTATTCGTTGGTCAAGCCGTTGATGTGAAAGAGCAGGCTGTAGTTCCAGGGTGGCCTGGGGTGCTTGGGCAACCCGCCGTCGTAGATGCGCACTTCGTAGGCTTCATCCAGCGTCTCGATGATGTAGGCACTGATGGTGTTGATCAGGCCCGGCCCCATGCCGCAATCGGGGACGATGCTCACGCCGGCCTGACGGGCGGCTTCGTCCAGTTCCAGTTGGCGGAACACCGTTTCGGTGTGACCGCCCATGTCGCACAAATGGGTGCGGGCCTCGATGGCCGCTTGCGTGATGCCCAGGTTGAAGAAGTACGGCACGGCGCTCAAGGCCCCGTCGGCCGGTTCCAGCAGGCGGCGCAGGGCCTCCCCCTCGCGCACATCCACCTGCACCGCACGAGCAACCGGGTGCTGCAGCAGTTGGTTGACCCGCCGAGCGCTCCGTTGAGCGTGTTCTAGGTCGGCGTCGGCCAGTACCACCTCGGCGGCCTGTCCCATCCGCGCCAAATCATAGGCCGCCGCCGTGCCCTGACGACCTGCGCCTAAGACCACATAGCGATACCCGTCGTTCATTCATGGTTTCTTTACATGAAGAAACAGAGTCGGTGAGCGTGAAAGAATTACACCTTTGTCGTGGCGGTTTGGGCCAGATGGCTCACGATTTCTTGCACCGCGGCGCGGATTTGGGCTTCCCCTTCCCCGGTGAGCAGCCCCTTGAGTTCCAGGATGTGTACCGGGTCAAAGGCACTACTCTCCAAAAGGCCGCGCAGTTTCCGCCCGGCGGCCGGCGCCCAACCGAAGACGCCCAGCACCAGCAGCGGCTTGGCGAAATTGGCCTTTTTGATGATCTCGCTCAGCAGAAAAGCGGTGAGTGGGAAGACGTCTGCTTCGTAGGTTTCGGTCCCCAGCACCACGGCTTCGCTATCCACGATATCGCTGAGCATATCGGCCAGGCTCCCGCGTTCCTCGTCCACCATGCGGTGCACCACGGGCGTGTATCCTTGCCGTTGGAATTCGTCCACGAGCACACCGATGCCCCGCTCCACATAACGGTACATGGAGGAGTACAACACGGCAATTTTTCCCGGTTGGGGTTTGCCCACGGCCCAGTTGAGATAGGACTGGATGATGCGTTCCGGCGCTTGACGCCAAAGCAGGCCATGGGCAGGCAGAATCATGGCCGGATGCACCCCGTAAGTATCCCGCAGCGTGGTGAGGTGTTTCACGATTTTGTCGCGGTAAAAGCCGATGACGCTGATGGTGTATTTCCGCGCCGCATCCAGATAAGGCTGTAGGTCGACTTCGTCGTCGAAGATGCCCTCCGGAAGGCCGAAGCTGCCGAAAATGTCGCCGGTCAGCAGGAGGTTTCCCTCGGCCAGATGGGTCACCATGGTTTCTGGCCAGTGCAGCCAGGGCGTGTGATAAAAGGTCAGCGTGTGGCCGCCAAAGGTCAGGCTTTGGCCGCTCTTCACGGCCTGGAAGTCGATCTCGGTCAACCCGTACAGGGCAGCCAGCAGTTTTTTGGTGAAGGGGTGCCCCCACAAGGTGACTTTCCCGTGCAATCGGTCCAGCAAGGCTGGCAGGGAACCGCTGTGGTCGGGCTCCATGTGATGGATGACGATGTGGCGGATGGCCTCCAGAGGCGTCAGCGAGGCCAGGGCCTCCAGAAACGCCTCCTGATAGACGCTTTTCCACCCGTCAAAGAGCACGGCGCCTTCAGGGGTTTTCAGCAGGTAGGCGTTGTAGGTCACGCCTTCGGGAATCTCCCACAGGGCCTCGAAATAGGCTGTGCGCGTGTCGGCCACGCGCAATAAGTACAGGTTAGGATGAATTTCCCGCACCGTAGTCTGGGACATGCTCACCTCCTCCGTGTTGATGCCTGGTTAATGTACCATATTTTTGTTCGCCGGCCAAGGGGAAACCGGAAGCAGGTAGCCCACCGCATTGCACGCCCTAGCAGGGCATGTTAGAATACACATGTATCCTGATGGCAATTCATGGAGGCTTCGTCTATGCATGAGATGGTGCCGGTGGTGGTGGATAGCATCCGCGTGAGCCTGGTCTCGCCGCAGCGGGTGGTGCTTCTGCGCGAGAAGGATGCGAACCGTTATTTGCCTATTTGGATTGGCCCTTTCGAGGCCGAGGCCATCCAGATCGCTTTGCAAGAGGTCGAGGTGGCCCGTCCGTTGACCCACGATTTGCTCAATCAGGTCTTTAAGGCCCTCGGTGCCCGGGTGCTGCGGGTGGAGGTCGTAGACCTGAAAGAGAATGTGTTCTACGGCAACATTGTGGCCGAAATCGAAGGCCGCGAGGTGAACATTGACGCCCGGCCTTCCGACGCCATTGCCCTGGCCGTACGGGCCCATGTGCCGATTTTTGTCGCCCGGCATGTGCTGGATGCCGCGGGCGTGGTGCCGGAAGAGGATGTGGAAGAGGAAAGCCCAGCCGGTGAGGGAAAACCGACCGCCCCTGGCCCCTCTCGGGGCGCCGAGACCGGCGCGACTGCAGCCGGTGAGGGGGAGGACCGGCTTTCGGTGTTTGAGGATTTCTTGGAGAAACTGGATCTGGATACTTTGGACAGTGAAACGAACGAAGAAGACGAAGGCGAGGATTAGGCGTACCCCATGAGTGAGCCCTATCCGCTGAGCGAGGCCCCTGGCGAAGTGTTGCGGCCTCATGATGCCGATGCCGAAGCCGCCGTGCTGGGGGCGGTGCTCATCAACCCGGAAACGTATTTCGAGGTCGCACAGATCTTACGGGCGGAGGATTTCTTCATCCTCCGCCATCGTTGGATTTGGGAGGTCATTGCCCGCCTGCACGAGCAGCGCAAGCCGGTGGATTTGCTCACCGTGGCCGAGGAGTTGGAGCGGGTAGGACACCTGA
This genomic stretch from Anaerolineae bacterium harbors:
- a CDS encoding FprA family A-type flavoprotein codes for the protein MSQTTVREIHPNLYLLRVADTRTAYFEALWEIPEGVTYNAYLLKTPEGAVLFDGWKSVYQEAFLEALASLTPLEAIRHIVIHHMEPDHSGSLPALLDRLHGKVTLWGHPFTKKLLAALYGLTEIDFQAVKSGQSLTFGGHTLTFYHTPWLHWPETMVTHLAEGNLLLTGDIFGSFGLPEGIFDDEVDLQPYLDAARKYTISVIGFYRDKIVKHLTTLRDTYGVHPAMILPAHGLLWRQAPERIIQSYLNWAVGKPQPGKIAVLYSSMYRYVERGIGVLVDEFQRQGYTPVVHRMVDEERGSLADMLSDIVDSEAVVLGTETYEADVFPLTAFLLSEIIKKANFAKPLLVLGVFGWAPAAGRKLRGLLESSAFDPVHILELKGLLTGEGEAQIRAAVQEIVSHLAQTATTKV
- a CDS encoding bifunctional nuclease family protein — its product is MVPVVVDSIRVSLVSPQRVVLLREKDANRYLPIWIGPFEAEAIQIALQEVEVARPLTHDLLNQVFKALGARVLRVEVVDLKENVFYGNIVAEIEGREVNIDARPSDAIALAVRAHVPIFVARHVLDAAGVVPEEDVEEESPAGEGKPTAPGPSRGAETGATAAGEGEDRLSVFEDFLEKLDLDTLDSETNEEDEGED